The following coding sequences lie in one Candidatus Latescibacter sp. genomic window:
- the aroB gene encoding 3-dehydroquinate synthase — METVPVRLGDRSYDIMIEAGSLPRTGSFVRRLAGEKTAQAAVVTTDTVAGLYLEPVVNSLVREGFIVTRIIIPDGEKYKTIATWESILTRLIESRFERKSILVPLGGGVVGDVGGFAAAAFLRGIPFVQVPTTIVAQVDSSIGGKVAVNHPLGKNLIGSFYQPCGVWIDPLVLRTLNRREVVSGMGEVIKHAMIRDAGFFTFLEDHLDSLMDFSASHELLERFIAWNCRIKAEVVAADERESGLRATLNYGHTVGHALETVTRYSRFSHGEAVMFGMIAAAEIARDRGLISGSDTARQNALLLRAGMSCDVRGISLGEILGAMKLDKKVIGGKIRFVLPGRIGSVDVYSDVGENEMLHGINYMLEFCGKRK, encoded by the coding sequence CCGGTTCATTTGTCCGGCGCCTGGCCGGTGAAAAAACGGCTCAGGCCGCAGTAGTAACCACTGACACGGTGGCGGGCCTGTACCTGGAGCCAGTTGTCAATTCTCTCGTTCGGGAAGGATTTATTGTCACCCGGATCATTATTCCGGACGGCGAGAAGTATAAAACCATCGCCACCTGGGAATCTATCCTGACCCGGCTCATCGAGTCACGGTTCGAGAGGAAGAGCATTCTCGTTCCCCTGGGCGGCGGAGTAGTGGGAGATGTCGGAGGATTTGCCGCCGCCGCTTTTCTCCGTGGGATTCCTTTTGTCCAGGTTCCAACGACCATTGTGGCGCAGGTGGATTCGTCCATCGGCGGGAAGGTCGCGGTCAACCATCCCCTGGGCAAGAATTTGATCGGGAGTTTTTACCAGCCCTGCGGAGTATGGATAGACCCCCTGGTGCTGCGCACCCTGAATCGCCGCGAGGTGGTCAGCGGCATGGGAGAAGTAATAAAACATGCCATGATTCGTGACGCCGGATTCTTTACTTTTCTGGAAGACCACCTTGATTCCCTCATGGATTTCTCCGCCTCGCATGAACTCCTGGAACGTTTCATCGCCTGGAATTGCCGGATAAAAGCCGAAGTAGTCGCCGCGGACGAACGTGAGAGCGGCCTTCGAGCCACCCTCAATTACGGCCACACGGTCGGACATGCTCTGGAAACGGTGACCCGCTACAGCCGTTTCAGCCACGGCGAAGCGGTGATGTTCGGCATGATCGCCGCCGCCGAGATTGCCCGCGACCGGGGGCTTATCAGCGGCTCAGACACAGCCCGTCAGAATGCCCTTCTCCTTCGCGCCGGAATGAGCTGCGATGTCCGGGGCATTTCCTTAGGTGAAATCCTGGGAGCAATGAAGCTGGATAAAAAGGTTATCGGCGGAAAAATCCGGTTTGTGCTTCCCGGCCGTATCGGAAGCGTGGATGTTTACAGCGATGTTGGAGAAAATGAGATGCTGCACGGAATCAACTATATGCTTGAGTTTTGCGGGAAGAGAAAATAG
- the pyrE gene encoding orotate phosphoribosyltransferase: MNIEELAQEVRKAALLTGDFVLSSGRRSNYYLDKYRIETRPEILRKVADGLAEKIPDGIDLLAGPELGAIPLVTAVGLKTGIPFLLVRKKAKEYGTAKVVEGLYEKGQSVVLIEDVLTTGTQAITAADSLRELGLKVVKIICVIDREEGAREAVEGAGYVFDPLLTRTMMGL; this comes from the coding sequence ATGAATATCGAGGAGCTTGCACAGGAAGTCAGGAAAGCCGCTCTTCTGACCGGAGATTTTGTCCTTTCCAGCGGCAGGCGGAGTAACTATTATTTAGACAAGTACCGTATCGAAACCCGCCCGGAAATTCTCAGAAAAGTTGCCGACGGGCTGGCGGAAAAAATTCCGGATGGGATCGATCTCCTTGCCGGCCCGGAGCTGGGAGCAATCCCTCTGGTAACTGCGGTGGGATTGAAAACCGGCATCCCTTTTCTCCTTGTGCGGAAAAAAGCCAAGGAATACGGGACAGCGAAGGTGGTGGAGGGTCTTTACGAGAAGGGCCAGAGTGTTGTATTGATCGAAGATGTTCTTACCACAGGCACTCAGGCAATAACTGCGGCCGACAGTCTCCGGGAACTCGGCCTCAAGGTGGTGAAAATTATCTGCGTGATCGACCGTGAAGAAGGCGCCCGTGAAGCGGTGGAGGGCGCCGGATATGTATTTGATCCCCTGCTGACCAGAACCATGATGGGCTTATGA
- a CDS encoding glycosyltransferase family 4 protein codes for MQAITVPWYNACADYAILLARGLQSLGHRVTVAGGNGSPVIDKAREFGLAVYDLSSPASGNPLTLFLLAKAYRRFAIENEVALVNVHHGRDHLVWSLALCGTGIPLVRTSGSQVPPNRHSGSRYLIKNRTAGIIASCCTVQRFYTEGFGIEPENIPVINGGVDSMYYTPGHPRNVLRSALGIPEKAFVFGIVGRYSPVKGHRYFFAGAERVAGIFPDAWFVAAGWEAQLNEDTMRKLASEAGIIDRTRFTGRQNDIRDLLVALDAGVIASVGSETVCRIALEYMAMGIPVIGAATNVIPEIVRHERTGYIVPQADPESIAYAMGQLISSPERSRTLGKTGREIIEEEYSLEKFALKTLEAYRKMTIDV; via the coding sequence GTGCAAGCGATCACGGTGCCCTGGTATAACGCCTGCGCCGATTATGCAATCCTTTTGGCGCGGGGTTTGCAAAGTCTCGGTCACCGTGTCACTGTGGCAGGAGGGAATGGAAGCCCGGTTATTGACAAGGCGCGGGAATTCGGTCTTGCCGTATATGATCTTTCCAGTCCCGCATCGGGGAATCCGCTGACACTGTTTCTCCTGGCGAAAGCATACAGGAGATTCGCCATTGAAAACGAAGTGGCGCTGGTGAATGTCCATCACGGGCGCGATCACCTGGTCTGGTCCCTGGCGCTTTGTGGAACCGGGATTCCCCTGGTTAGAACCTCCGGAAGCCAGGTCCCGCCGAACAGGCATTCAGGCTCACGATACCTTATAAAAAACCGTACCGCAGGGATAATCGCCTCCTGCTGCACTGTGCAGAGATTTTACACCGAAGGATTCGGGATCGAGCCGGAAAATATTCCGGTCATCAACGGCGGAGTGGACAGTATGTACTATACCCCCGGACATCCGAGAAATGTACTGAGAAGCGCGCTGGGAATTCCGGAGAAAGCCTTTGTGTTCGGTATCGTGGGAAGATACTCCCCTGTCAAGGGCCACCGGTATTTCTTTGCTGGGGCGGAGCGGGTCGCCGGGATATTTCCTGATGCCTGGTTTGTGGCGGCGGGGTGGGAGGCTCAATTAAACGAAGATACCATGCGGAAATTAGCCTCTGAAGCCGGTATTATCGACCGTACCCGTTTCACCGGCCGTCAGAATGACATCCGCGACCTTCTCGTCGCTCTGGATGCAGGAGTCATCGCCTCGGTGGGATCGGAAACCGTATGCCGCATAGCCCTGGAGTACATGGCTATGGGCATTCCCGTGATTGGGGCGGCTACCAATGTAATCCCGGAAATTGTCCGTCACGAGCGCACCGGATATATCGTGCCCCAGGCTGATCCGGAATCAATAGCGTACGCCATGGGTCAGCTTATCTCTTCGCCGGAACGGTCAAGGACGCTTGGGAAAACCGGGCGTGAAATCATCGAAGAGGAATATTCTCTCGAAAAATTTGCGCTTAAAACACTTGAAGCTTATAGGAAAATGACGATTGATGTCTGA
- a CDS encoding bifunctional (p)ppGpp synthetase/guanosine-3',5'-bis(diphosphate) 3'-pyrophosphohydrolase encodes MSENPIPAPVASRFTIEPVELVEVVDEFSKLLEKIELYNPHVDRDLIKRALRFAAVAHAGQRRKSGKPFIYHGIQTADILADLHLDSVMIACGILHDVVEDTNITIEDVQKEFGDEIANIIDGLTKIAGLKLMSPEEQQAENFRKMILYSAKDVRTVLVKFADRLQNMRTLEFLPSEKRKRIAHETLEVFAPLAHRFGVYTIKTELEDLSFRWLHPREYRRIKNTLEYMVKENDAFLNEVLEPLKKRLTDEKIDHQIQWRQKHLYSIYKKMIRDDKSLDEIYDILAIRVIVNTISDCYFALGIIHSMFTPVVERIKDFIATPKFNMYQSLHTTVVGRGRKMVEVQIRTQEMHHTAETGIAAHWRYKEGKVEPDEIDNYMAWLRRVVDWQSGTPEPNEFMHELKMDLFQDEIFVFTPKGDLIQLPAGSTPVDFAFALHSEIGLHCSGAKVNGKIVPLDTRLVSGQWVDISTNANKFPTAGWLNTVKTAKARSLIRRWMKRRNDDENHALGLEMIARIEKQRREKLNEIEREELVKKYHQRDWEQFVTSLGSGDISIHAIQNYFGLIEKKAEKRPLTSQTPVNVSIQGMEDLLVSFAKCCKPLPGDEIVGFITRGRGMVIHRSNCDNIRNSPTDSDRAIPVDWEPKEGVFFVASIRVEAANRKSLLSDITSAIAKSNCDIRSAHVTTNDNIAMDDFDVDVKDLVCLQNLMKEIRKVKGVTGVIRLDMRSPENV; translated from the coding sequence ATGTCTGAAAATCCAATACCTGCTCCTGTCGCCAGCCGGTTCACCATCGAGCCGGTCGAACTGGTTGAAGTGGTGGATGAATTCAGCAAGCTCCTTGAAAAAATCGAGCTGTATAATCCCCACGTCGACCGTGACCTCATAAAGAGGGCTCTCCGGTTCGCAGCGGTGGCACACGCCGGCCAGCGCCGCAAGTCGGGAAAGCCGTTCATTTATCACGGGATACAGACCGCTGACATTCTCGCCGATCTTCATCTCGATTCGGTCATGATAGCCTGCGGAATTCTCCACGATGTGGTGGAAGATACCAATATAACTATCGAAGATGTACAAAAGGAATTCGGCGATGAAATCGCAAATATCATTGATGGCCTGACCAAGATCGCCGGACTGAAGCTCATGAGCCCGGAAGAGCAGCAGGCCGAAAATTTCAGAAAGATGATCCTCTATTCCGCCAAGGATGTGCGGACGGTTCTGGTAAAATTCGCCGACCGCCTGCAAAACATGCGCACCCTTGAATTCCTCCCAAGTGAAAAACGTAAACGCATCGCCCATGAGACTCTTGAAGTTTTTGCTCCGCTTGCGCACCGTTTCGGTGTGTACACCATCAAAACCGAACTCGAGGACCTTTCGTTCCGGTGGCTTCATCCCAGGGAATACCGCAGGATTAAGAATACCCTGGAATATATGGTTAAAGAGAATGATGCCTTTCTTAACGAGGTTTTGGAACCGTTGAAGAAACGGCTGACCGATGAAAAAATCGACCACCAGATTCAATGGCGGCAAAAGCATCTTTACAGCATCTACAAAAAAATGATCCGGGACGATAAGAGCCTGGATGAGATTTACGACATTTTAGCCATCAGGGTGATTGTAAACACCATCTCGGATTGCTATTTCGCCCTGGGTATCATACACTCAATGTTCACTCCTGTAGTTGAACGGATCAAGGATTTCATTGCCACCCCGAAATTCAACATGTATCAATCTTTGCATACCACGGTGGTCGGTCGGGGAAGGAAAATGGTCGAGGTGCAGATTCGCACCCAGGAAATGCACCATACTGCGGAGACCGGCATCGCCGCCCACTGGCGTTACAAGGAGGGAAAGGTCGAGCCGGATGAAATCGACAATTACATGGCCTGGCTGCGGAGGGTGGTGGATTGGCAAAGCGGGACGCCTGAACCGAATGAGTTTATGCACGAGCTTAAAATGGACCTGTTCCAGGATGAGATTTTCGTTTTCACGCCAAAAGGAGATCTTATTCAGCTCCCGGCCGGCTCAACCCCGGTGGATTTTGCCTTTGCCCTCCATTCTGAAATCGGCCTTCACTGCTCCGGAGCAAAGGTCAACGGGAAGATTGTTCCGCTTGATACCAGGCTGGTCAGCGGTCAATGGGTGGATATTTCGACCAATGCGAATAAATTTCCGACAGCCGGCTGGCTCAATACGGTAAAAACAGCCAAGGCCAGGAGTCTCATCCGCCGCTGGATGAAACGCCGCAATGATGATGAGAACCATGCGCTCGGACTGGAGATGATTGCACGGATAGAAAAACAGCGGAGAGAGAAACTTAACGAAATCGAAAGAGAAGAACTGGTTAAAAAATACCATCAGCGGGATTGGGAGCAGTTCGTTACCAGCCTGGGTTCTGGAGATATATCCATTCATGCTATTCAGAATTACTTTGGGCTGATTGAAAAGAAAGCTGAAAAACGCCCCTTAACAAGCCAGACGCCGGTCAATGTATCCATTCAGGGAATGGAAGATTTGCTGGTGAGTTTTGCCAAGTGCTGCAAACCTCTCCCGGGCGACGAAATTGTAGGATTTATCACCCGTGGCCGGGGAATGGTGATACATCGAAGCAATTGCGATAATATTAGGAACTCTCCTACCGACAGCGACCGCGCCATCCCGGTGGACTGGGAACCCAAGGAAGGGGTCTTTTTTGTGGCGAGCATCCGGGTGGAGGCCGCAAACCGCAAAAGTCTGCTCTCCGATATTACTTCTGCCATCGCAAAGTCCAACTGCGACATTCGGTCCGCTCATGTAACAACAAATGATAATATTGCGATGGATGATTTTGATGTGGATGTCAAAGATCTGGTGTGTCTTCAAAACCTTATGAAGGAAATTCGAAAGGTCAAGGGAGTAACCGGGGTCATCCGTCTGGATATGCGGTCTCCGGAAAATGTTTGA